The following DNA comes from Musa acuminata AAA Group cultivar baxijiao chromosome BXJ1-4, Cavendish_Baxijiao_AAA, whole genome shotgun sequence.
caattgatatTAGAGTCATAGTTATGAAATTAAATACTTTAAATCCATTTGTCAGCACTATTGCTGCCAACGACGATTATAGCAGCACTACTACGGTAGTGTTTGTTAGCCATTACGATATTAACCGGATACTAAAGGTCATGGTTCCCAACATCTACATAGGAGGATGCACAGGCACAGTGGTGCAACATGACGAGTGGTCGAGGAGGCCACGGGCAGGTGGCAGTAGTCGTGCGTCGCGTAGCGATAGCAACGCCTTGTGCAACCAACGATTGCACCTCGTGCAGTGACCGCGGACGACAGTTGTGATGCCACATGCAGGGGATGACTATGCACGACAGCTAGCACAGGCCCATTTTAGGTTTCATACTGAAATTATACTTTTACCTTTGTAAATTCATTTAGATTTAATTTATGTTCTTTTGATAATTCTACGCTTCAGAAAATTTCTATTATATATCCTACGGAAATTTATACTTTTACTCTTCAGAAATTTAAAATTTCTGATTTTATGTACAATTTTATGGCATTCTATGTGGACAAATTTATTAGACGATTCTGCGTAATCTAAATGTATGGTTTCAAGTCAGCACCCAAATATGAATTTGGCATTGATTGTTGCTCATAGGGGCAAAAATGGTGACGTGAcgcgccacgacgtcagccacgccaGGTGGATGCGCTGCCCGAAGAAAGCAAGCATTAACGTCGACTCGACATGCGCCAACGTCACCAGCTCTCAGCCAACGACTTCATCGTCGCctgaccccgcgcgcttgaccgaggcagaGAAGGACGACGAtcgaccctcgcccataccctgcgacattTCGGTTCTCCACACAATCCCAGTGGCCATGTCAGACGCCACGAGAGATACTGTCCTGCCCCTACAGACagacacatcaggtaacatcaaacccaacTACAAATACCCCAGGGTTCTAAACGAATGGGGATTCAACTGACACACATAAGCACTCCCTCTTCCACAACCCTCTTCAcgtcatctaacttgatcgtcggaggggtcgggccgagcttccgacccgaccagtATACAGGTGCGAGAGGAGGTTGCCTCTTCCCCGACGCTGCAGCAGAACTCTCCCCTACGGGACGTCCAGATCATCGCGACCGGCCACAAGAGGGACCCGAAGCACGCCGCGCGAGATCCTCACCATTCGGACCTCTCGAACGAGTCGCGTCGCcctcgaggccacggctaaaaaagttatttaccataacagtTGCTATGTTAAATCAGGAGTCAGATTCATAAAATCTTAACTTGGATTTTTCTCTTGATCGTTGCCGTTTCAACGTTTACCACACAGTTGTTGTCTTGAATCGTAAACTATTCGATGTATATGTCTAAAGTTCACACGAGAATTCATGGGACGTATCAGTGTTTGTCAACCTGCAACCTTTGATGCAGAGAATCCGTCCTACTTGCGTGTTGCACTAAAACAGCCATCGCTGACTTTTCCCAACACTTGATTCGATTGATGGTGAGGAAGTCGTCATATTTGTTGAGCATGACGCCAAAGTTTGATCGGAGTAGAGATGGAGAGTTCTATGGCTTCACTAGCTATAGTTTTGCATGTGTGCGCCGGCAATTACTGCTCTCGCTACCCGCTCACGGAACCCCCGTGCACGCCCAGCGGCTACGTCCGCGGCAATTCCCGCAACTGCACCACCCAGGACCCTTCGGATTGCTGCAAAGAAGGCGAGCTGTACCCCCAGTACCAGTGTTCGCCGCCGGTGACCGGAGACACGCCCGCCCACATGACCATCGCCAGCTTCGCGAAAGGCGGGGACGGCGGAGGCCCCGCGGAGTGCGACGGCCGCTACCATAGCGACGACCAGATGCTGGCGTCCTTGTCGACGGGATGGTACGACGACGGCAGCCGCTGCAACAGGAGCATCAGGATCAGCGGCAACGGCAGGTCTGTGCTGGCGAAGGTGGTCGACGAGTGCGACTCTGTTTACGGTTGCGAAGCCGACCAGAGTTACCCGCCGTGCTCCAACAACGTGATCGTTGCGTCTCCGGCCGTGCGGACGGCGTTGGCGATCCCGGAGGCCCAGGTTGGGGATTACGACCTTACCTGGTCTGATGCATGACGGGTGGCGCATGCAACCATCGGGTAGATGCATCATGTGCTGCTGCAGCACGCATGCAAGTGAATACTTTTCGATACTGCTTTGGTATTTAGCTTCTTCGCATCTATGTGACTGATCTATAGCTTGTATGTGTCAAACTCATGCATCCAAAGAGCATGAATTGAACAGATCATCACATCATTAACCATGAAATTTTAAGATATATAGATTCTAATATAGTATAAGAAGTTACGATTATTTTACAATGCAATTTTTATGAAATTACAATTTAGttctcaaaatattataattcaattcaTGAGATATTATGTATCTCCCGTTGCATATCACTGATCATTCCTTGGAACAATAGAGATAAAACCAATCTTTGTCTGTCTTCCCTTTCGGTAATTTGCTTGCAGGCTTTTGAGTTGTGATTGGTCAAATAGCGATAGTCAATATTTCTGCCTTTGTCTTGACACCTTTTACAATAGGTTTGGATTGATTGTTGCTTGCCGTTCTCCTTCCTCTGTTCTATTTATGAATAAGCAAAGAATTTTACACTTCTTTGTTAGTAAATATTTATGTATTTCATAGAGAATTCACATCAATCACATGAAGTAGTTTCTAATTAGTTCTCAAGGATGATGAAAGTCATAAATAGTTTCTAATTATTTTGTAAAGTTAATGATGATCATAATTAAGTTACAAATGTAGGGTGACACGATTAAGGATATTAGAAGAATAGTCATCGTTTTTTTGTATATTAAGGGAGGCAACGATGAGatgattaaaatttattaagaatgATAGGATATTGTAGATATCTTATTATATATAGATAggatatcatttttaaaatttattgttattttataaatataatgtgtatatattttttatttgtgagGATCGAAAGCGAATTGCATGTTCCTTTTCATCTTTGCACTTACCTCTAATTAATTAGAATGTTGAGAATTTGTTAGTCCTTTCCTaatcgagccccctcaccatgctcaaatgctaggtcgactatgataccaaatgtcatgactcgAGTCTGATGGGTTAACtagtctatcaacttcatttggtctaaatcactgatcaaaatacttaaactgaaattgatagtagtacactcatcatacTCTTATAAGTCGATCTTAATATTGTCCACAATGTGAGACTAATAGGGGTGTTACGGTGATAAATTATCATTATCTTATGAGTTGGCTATCTCTTCTTAATCTGTAAGGTTGGCTTCTCTTGATAAAGAATTCCTGGAGAAGTGAACAAAGGAAATCAGTCTGTACCTTATTGCGACATCCACCTCCGTAAGAAGGCCATCCATGAGACTGATTGATGATCGACATGAAGGCAGCACTCAATGTGATTTTTCCTTTTATCATCCATGTAAGTGTGTGTGTGTTGAATGAGCGGCCTGCAGGATTTCTAAGAACACCACCTACTGGACCTTTTCTACAAGTACAGAAGGTAGCAGCAGATGTTATCTGCCATATTTATGTTTTGTGTTCCTGTGAGTGGTTCATTTGTTTGAGCTCTGCTTCTTTCACATGTTCAACAAAGATGAGAATATATTTTGTTATGGTATACTCGAATCAGATTGTTTGATATGTTACATGGAAATGCAGATGGGGAACACTACAAGTGGATGAGTGATGAAAACTAATGAAAAGCCAATCTAAACAGAGAGATGAATGATCAAAGAGAGGGACTTTATGTTCCTTCTCTATTAATTATGGCTTTGCAAGACTGAGTCGTCATCCTGTAGATGTTGGTAGTAGCAAAAACAAAGTGAGGTATGGCCATCTTCCAACAATCTATTCTGGAGATTTCTTCTGGTGCTTTCCATGAAGCTGCTCATGACTTTTCCTTGTAGAACTAATGCGACTTTCATTCCAGATCATCTGGAAAAAGGCAAAGACAACTGAACACTCATCCTAGCAATCAGAATGATTCGAATACTGGTTTGACATTGTGAAATCTGCATCACACAGCTGCTTATGGGAGATTAATAGATATTAGTAGGAAAGAAAAATAATCTCAGTGATCACTCACTGCCGTCACCGTTTCTGAGCCCAAACTTCATTGGGCGTCTTCGAAGGAATGCCATCGTTGTGCGAGTCAAGTCAACCCATGGCTTTCTTCGACGCCGCGATTGTCGCTCAATAGCATCAGATAGAAACTTCGTGGTGACTTGCCGTCCTGATTACGCTAAGACCAATTGTGTTCTCTTGCTAATATAAGCATGCCATGGCTTCGATCCCTTGGACATGAAAGTTCTCCTCGGAACCAAAAAGAGAGCTTACCGTGAATGAGTTTGACGCCATGGCAATTCCTCCACCTTCTTTGCTCGTCCTGGTGTTGGTAGCACACGTTTGTCTTGGCAGCTACCTCCACTTCTCTTATGCCCAACAGTGCAGCCCAAACGGGCAGATCACCGGCGTCTCCGGGGACTGTAACACCGACAACAACGCCGACTGCTGCGTGAACGGCCAGATGTATGACACCTACAGCTGCTCGCCGACGGTGACGGGGGAAACGCAGGCGCACATGACCATCAACAGCTTCGCTGAAGGTGGAGACGGCGGTGGGCCTTCCAAGTGCGACGGAAGCTACCACAGCGACAACGAGCTCGTCGTCGCGCTCTCCACCGGATGGTACGACGGCGGCAGCCGCTGTTCGAAGAACATAAAGATCAACGCCAATGGCCAGACCATGCTGGCCAAGGTGGTGGACGAGTGCGATTCCTTGCACGGCTGTGACCAAGAGCACGCCTTCCAGCCGCCGTGTGCGCCCAACATAGTCGACGCATCTCGAGCAgtgtgggaggctttggggatCCCTGAATCGCAGATCGGAGACTACGACATCACTTGGTCTGATGAATGATATGAAAGCTGGTGGATTAGGATTCCAGTGCACCCCTAAGCATGTATTCATTCCTATTCCATAATCGTACGAATAAAGCAGCCGAACAGAGCTTGCTGTCAGCTAAATCTATGCAAGAATCTATGATGTGTCTCATAAATCTTATCATTTCAAGACCTTAATAATTAATACATTActgtaatttaaaaaaatatttatcctcTTTAAGAAACCTATTGAAGAAACTATATTTGAATTAAAGGAGTATGGCACCAATTGAACCAAAAAGGTTGAGCGGAGCCACCCCACCCCGGCTTATTTGTCGAGCATCAGCTTCGCCCGAGGCGGAGTGCGACAGCAAGTACCGCAGCGATGACGAGACAGCAGCAGCCGATGCAACAAGAACATCAAGATCAACGCCAACGGGAGGACTGTGTTGGCGAAGGTTATCGACGAGTGCGACTCGGTGAACGGCTGCGACGCGGAGAATAGCTTCGAGCCGCCGTGCCGAAACGACGTCGTCACCGCGTCTGCGGCGGTGTGGAAGGCGTTGGCGATCCCCGAAGCCCAGATTGGATATTATGATGTCGCTTGGTCTGATGCATGACTTTGATGCGCAGAAGAATGTAAACATTGCTTGGAATTGATGGTTTGCAGGTTGCAAATCTGCATGACCTGAAACACCAGAGCATGGGTGACCGATTTCTGTGAATTCTAGTTATCGATCTGCAGCTTTCAATCGATAGTGCGGCGACACTGTTGGATGTCTCCGAAATCATTGTAACAAAGATAACCCATTAATTTATAAGCTTTTCCAAACAATGTTAACTGGACAGACCAATGTTACAAGGAAATGCTTGTTCTGCTAATTACTTCGATGCG
Coding sequences within:
- the LOC103983403 gene encoding putative ripening-related protein 1; this translates as MESSMASLAIVLHVCAGNYCSRYPLTEPPCTPSGYVRGNSRNCTTQDPSDCCKEGELYPQYQCSPPVTGDTPAHMTIASFAKGGDGGGPAECDGRYHSDDQMLASLSTGWYDDGSRCNRSIRISGNGRSVLAKVVDECDSVYGCEADQSYPPCSNNVIVASPAVRTALAIPEAQVGDYDLTWSDA
- the LOC135670416 gene encoding putative ripening-related protein 1, which codes for MAIPPPSLLVLVLVAHVCLGSYLHFSYAQQCSPNGQITGVSGDCNTDNNADCCVNGQMYDTYSCSPTVTGETQAHMTINSFAEGGDGGGPSKCDGSYHSDNELVVALSTGWYDGGSRCSKNIKINANGQTMLAKVVDECDSLHGCDQEHAFQPPCAPNIVDASRAVWEALGIPESQIGDYDITWSDE